From Solibacillus isronensis, the proteins below share one genomic window:
- a CDS encoding LysR family transcriptional regulator: MIIKLEAYRIFNEVSRSKSFSKAATALYMTQPAVSQSISKLEKELDTILFNRTPKGVTLTEEGELLHEYVNSALGILDAGEEKIAEFKNLRTGVLRIGVGDTISRYFLLPYLEAFHIKYPGIKLKVLNGTTNEILAFIKSGEADLGICNLPIQDPQLQVIPCKEIHDIFVCGQKYKNLSKKPIRLDMLMKLPLIFLEKKANSRNYVENYLKEQGYTISPEFELGSHDLVLEFAKINLGVASVTKEFATDYLDKGLLYEIELQQPIPKRNLGIVHLKNVSLSKATRKFIAIVDPGIIH, from the coding sequence ATGATAATAAAATTGGAAGCATATCGTATTTTCAATGAAGTAAGTCGAAGTAAAAGTTTTTCAAAGGCAGCAACGGCTTTATATATGACACAGCCGGCCGTTAGCCAGTCTATTTCAAAACTTGAGAAAGAACTTGATACAATTTTATTTAACCGAACGCCAAAAGGGGTAACCTTAACTGAAGAAGGCGAATTGTTACACGAATATGTCAATTCCGCTCTTGGTATTTTAGACGCGGGTGAAGAGAAAATCGCAGAATTTAAAAATCTGCGTACAGGCGTTTTACGTATCGGAGTTGGGGATACGATTTCAAGATACTTTTTACTGCCTTATTTAGAGGCATTCCATATTAAATATCCTGGCATTAAACTAAAGGTTTTAAACGGTACAACGAATGAAATATTAGCTTTTATTAAATCTGGTGAAGCGGATTTGGGCATATGCAACTTGCCGATTCAAGATCCACAGCTTCAAGTTATCCCTTGTAAGGAAATTCATGATATATTTGTGTGCGGACAAAAATATAAAAATTTATCAAAGAAGCCAATTCGCCTAGATATGCTCATGAAGCTGCCGTTAATTTTTTTGGAGAAAAAGGCAAACTCTCGTAATTATGTGGAAAACTATTTAAAAGAACAGGGCTATACAATTTCACCTGAATTCGAGTTAGGCTCACATGATTTAGTATTGGAATTTGCAAAAATTAATTTAGGTGTCGCAAGTGTAACAAAGGAATTTGCGACAGATTACTTGGATAAAGGGCTTTTATATGAAATTGAACTCCAACAACCAATTCCTAAGCGTAATTTAGGGATTGTCCATTTAAAAAATGTTTCACTTTCAAAAGCAACGAGAAAATTTATCGCTATTGTTGATCCGGGAATCATTCATTAA
- a CDS encoding DEAD/DEAH box helicase — protein sequence MTTNFNDYPLSPELQGALKDLDYSTPTEVQQKVLPHALKEQDLIVKAQTGSGKTAAFAIPICENIDWIENKPQALVLTPTRELAVQVKEEFTNIGRYKRIKATALYGKQPFRYQQDELKQKTHIAVGTPGRVLDHIEKGTLKLDKIRYVVLDEADEMLNMGFIEQVEAILAHVEHREVTMLFSATVPDTIKKLASNYLKDPVDIEVRSEEAAPKIEHAVIEVQDDEKTAAVEKIAVVENPDTCIIFCRTKDRVDALHDYLYDREYSVDKLHGGMDQSTRLLVMNDYKRGDFRYLVATDVAARGIDIENISLVINYDLPMEKEAYVHRTGRTGRAGKEGKAVTFVTPFEHDFLAGIEDLIGFSIPKMDLPTHEEVEAKAEAFDKKMQSRPQKKKQKNAKVDANITKLYFNGGKKKKLRAVDFVGTIAKIPGMTAADIGIITILDTSTFVEILNGKGNLVLKAMKTTPIKGKQLKVHISTSNN from the coding sequence ATGACAACTAATTTTAACGACTATCCATTATCACCAGAATTACAGGGTGCGCTTAAAGATTTGGATTACAGCACACCGACTGAAGTTCAGCAAAAAGTGCTGCCCCATGCATTAAAGGAACAAGATCTAATTGTTAAAGCACAAACAGGAAGCGGAAAAACTGCTGCATTTGCAATCCCGATTTGCGAAAATATTGATTGGATTGAAAACAAGCCACAAGCACTAGTACTAACACCGACACGTGAATTGGCTGTCCAAGTAAAAGAAGAGTTTACCAATATTGGACGTTACAAACGTATTAAAGCTACCGCATTATACGGAAAGCAGCCGTTCCGTTATCAGCAGGACGAATTGAAGCAAAAAACACATATTGCAGTTGGTACTCCGGGACGCGTACTGGATCATATCGAAAAGGGAACATTGAAGCTTGATAAAATTCGCTATGTTGTCCTTGATGAAGCAGATGAGATGCTAAACATGGGCTTCATCGAGCAAGTTGAAGCGATATTGGCTCATGTGGAACATCGTGAAGTAACAATGCTGTTTTCAGCGACAGTACCGGATACGATAAAAAAGCTGGCATCCAATTATTTAAAAGACCCGGTTGATATCGAAGTACGTTCGGAAGAGGCTGCGCCAAAAATTGAGCATGCGGTTATTGAAGTACAGGACGATGAAAAAACAGCTGCTGTCGAAAAAATTGCGGTTGTGGAAAATCCGGATACGTGTATTATTTTCTGCCGTACGAAAGATCGTGTCGATGCATTGCACGATTATTTATATGACCGTGAATACAGCGTCGATAAGCTGCACGGGGGTATGGACCAGTCAACTCGTCTACTTGTCATGAATGACTATAAGCGCGGTGACTTCCGCTATTTAGTGGCAACAGATGTTGCGGCGCGCGGTATTGATATCGAGAACATTTCGTTGGTAATTAACTATGATTTGCCGATGGAAAAGGAAGCATATGTACATCGTACGGGCCGAACAGGACGTGCCGGCAAGGAAGGGAAGGCTGTTACATTTGTTACCCCGTTTGAACATGACTTCCTGGCAGGGATTGAAGACCTGATCGGATTTTCGATTCCGAAGATGGACTTGCCGACACATGAAGAAGTAGAGGCAAAGGCGGAGGCATTTGACAAAAAAATGCAAAGCCGACCACAAAAGAAAAAACAAAAGAATGCCAAAGTCGATGCAAATATTACGAAGCTCTATTTTAATGGCGGTAAGAAGAAAAAGCTGCGTGCTGTTGATTTTGTCGGAACGATTGCAAAAATTCCGGGGATGACCGCTGCAGATATCGGCATTATTACGATTCTGGATACCTCTACATTCGTAGAAATTTTAAATGGTAAAGGCAATCTTGTGTTAAAAGCGATGAAAACAACGCCGATTAAGGGCAAGCAATTGAAAGTACACATCTCGACGAGCAATAACTAA
- a CDS encoding TetR/AcrR family transcriptional regulator encodes MNQRKRQVLDSALQLFIEKGFHETSIQDILDKALISKGTFYNYFSSKVECFISIMEQTRYEASLLRHEMLLNQDITDENLLLEQILVLMQINKKQNLVSVFENIFQSNDKELRQLLERYRQLEIEWVSNRFTDIFGEEVRPYSLELAILYFAMVHHLTYSHRLFYSEMIDQKKILRIALRNVKAIYPIMLENGEILITQDALQLVEEKKIYQSITKNDLIEKVQGFLDQLKLDTDNEVGAQFTESILDELQRNELRLAVIETLLKPFREAFANTPHAGENVELANLLWYFIKNGDKK; translated from the coding sequence ATGAATCAACGAAAAAGACAGGTACTTGATAGTGCATTGCAGCTTTTTATCGAAAAGGGCTTTCATGAAACATCAATACAGGACATTTTAGACAAAGCGCTTATTTCAAAAGGGACATTTTATAATTATTTCTCATCTAAAGTGGAATGTTTTATATCGATTATGGAACAGACCCGATACGAAGCAAGCTTATTACGCCACGAAATGCTGCTAAATCAAGATATTACCGATGAAAACTTATTATTGGAACAAATTCTCGTTCTTATGCAAATTAATAAAAAGCAAAACTTAGTATCCGTGTTCGAAAATATCTTTCAATCAAATGACAAGGAGCTCCGTCAATTATTGGAACGCTATCGCCAATTGGAAATCGAGTGGGTATCCAATCGTTTTACAGATATTTTTGGCGAGGAAGTCCGCCCTTATTCTCTTGAGCTTGCCATTTTATATTTTGCGATGGTTCACCATTTAACCTATTCCCACCGTCTCTTCTACAGTGAAATGATCGACCAAAAGAAAATTTTGCGAATTGCATTACGGAACGTTAAAGCAATTTATCCAATTATGTTGGAAAATGGTGAAATCCTCATTACACAGGATGCCCTTCAACTTGTCGAAGAGAAAAAAATTTACCAGTCGATTACAAAGAACGATTTAATCGAAAAGGTCCAAGGGTTCCTTGACCAGTTAAAACTGGATACTGACAATGAGGTAGGGGCTCAATTCACTGAAAGTATTCTGGATGAACTGCAGCGTAATGAGTTACGTCTTGCTGTTATCGAAACTTTGCTTAAACCTTTCCGTGAAGCTTTTGCAAACACACCGCATGCCGGGGAAAATGTCGAACTTGCAAATTTATTATGGTACTTTATCAAAAACGGGGACAAGAAGTAA
- a CDS encoding DHA2 family efflux MFS transporter permease subunit, which yields MEQTHDVKTFKKPPYLMIAVLFVGAFVAFLNNTLLNVALPSIMTAFDIKDYSTVQWLATGYMLVSGVLVPASAYLITKFRTRPLFIISMTIFVIGTALASFAPSFSFLLAGRMIQAAGAATMAPVLMNVMLISFPVEKRGQAMGMFGLVMVLAPAIGPTLSGYIVEHYDWSVLFKMILPIAVLSLLLAVWKLEDVLPNRDAKIDILSIGLSTIGFGGLLYGFSTASSAGWSAVEVWGTITVGAIGLAWFIIRQFRLEQPLLDLRIYTYPSYALASVVSMVLSVAMFSGMILTPAYVQNVRGIEPFEAGLMMLPGAIVMGIMSPITGKLFDRFGPRILAVIGLTITTLATVGLGYLEADSSYLFIISVYTIRMFGISMVMMPIMTNGLNALPNRLNPHGTAMNNTAQQVAGAIGTAVLVTVFNSHTKTRAAEIAADMQANASSAVQPTAEQIAQAQAQVMQQAMLDGITYSFFVAAGITVVALVLALFIKRVDVTKREDYTGPVPEKK from the coding sequence ATGGAACAGACACATGATGTAAAAACATTTAAAAAACCCCCGTATTTAATGATAGCCGTATTATTTGTCGGGGCGTTTGTAGCATTTTTAAATAACACATTATTAAACGTAGCTTTACCGTCTATTATGACTGCTTTTGATATTAAAGATTATTCGACAGTACAATGGTTAGCGACAGGCTATATGCTTGTAAGTGGGGTATTGGTTCCTGCTTCGGCGTACTTAATTACAAAATTCAGAACACGACCTTTATTCATTATATCAATGACGATTTTCGTTATTGGTACGGCATTGGCCTCATTTGCACCTAGCTTCAGTTTTTTATTGGCAGGTCGTATGATTCAGGCTGCTGGTGCAGCAACAATGGCACCGGTTTTAATGAACGTAATGCTTATTAGCTTCCCTGTTGAAAAACGCGGGCAGGCAATGGGGATGTTCGGGTTAGTTATGGTACTGGCACCAGCAATTGGACCAACACTATCTGGGTATATTGTGGAACATTACGACTGGAGCGTTCTTTTCAAAATGATTCTTCCAATTGCCGTTTTATCACTTTTACTGGCAGTTTGGAAACTGGAAGATGTCCTTCCAAACCGAGATGCTAAAATCGATATACTTTCAATTGGATTGTCTACAATCGGTTTTGGCGGATTATTATACGGCTTCAGTACAGCTAGTTCAGCTGGCTGGTCAGCAGTAGAAGTTTGGGGAACAATTACTGTAGGGGCAATTGGTTTAGCATGGTTTATCATTCGCCAATTCCGTTTAGAGCAGCCGTTGCTAGATTTACGTATTTACACATACCCTTCATACGCATTAGCTTCTGTCGTATCAATGGTATTATCAGTAGCGATGTTCTCAGGGATGATTTTAACACCTGCTTATGTGCAGAATGTTCGCGGAATCGAACCGTTTGAAGCAGGATTAATGATGTTGCCAGGTGCAATTGTAATGGGGATTATGTCGCCAATTACAGGGAAATTATTCGACCGGTTTGGGCCACGTATTTTGGCTGTTATCGGCTTAACGATTACAACATTAGCAACTGTTGGATTAGGTTATCTTGAAGCTGATTCATCTTACTTATTTATTATTTCAGTTTATACAATTCGTATGTTTGGTATTTCCATGGTTATGATGCCGATTATGACAAACGGTTTAAATGCTTTGCCGAACCGTTTAAATCCGCACGGTACAGCGATGAACAATACTGCTCAGCAAGTAGCAGGTGCAATTGGTACAGCTGTTTTAGTAACAGTTTTCAACTCGCATACAAAAACACGTGCAGCAGAAATTGCAGCAGATATGCAAGCGAATGCTTCATCTGCAGTACAACCGACTGCTGAGCAAATCGCCCAAGCCCAAGCACAAGTAATGCAACAGGCCATGCTGGACGGAATTACGTACAGTTTCTTCGTAGCAGCAGGGATTACAGTGGTAGCATTAGTGTTAGCTTTATTTATTAAACGCGTTGATGTGACGAAACGTGAAGATTATACGGGACCAGTTCCTGAAAAGAAATAA
- a CDS encoding VOC family protein, translating to MIEQLGQVMLYVEDQEQSKKFWTEKLGFTVISDINNGMRIITVAPKDEAQTSIVLHDKKKIEEMSPELNLSTPSLMFYAQNLEELYEDFKAKGITVGEFMKMPFGKVFNFADDEENYFAVMEK from the coding sequence ATGATTGAACAATTAGGGCAAGTCATGTTGTATGTAGAAGACCAGGAACAGTCAAAAAAGTTTTGGACTGAAAAATTAGGATTTACTGTAATTTCCGACATCAATAACGGCATGCGAATTATTACGGTTGCACCAAAAGATGAAGCGCAAACAAGCATTGTATTGCATGATAAAAAGAAAATAGAAGAAATGTCTCCAGAATTGAATTTATCTACGCCTTCATTAATGTTTTATGCACAAAATTTAGAGGAACTGTATGAAGATTTTAAAGCAAAGGGAATTACGGTTGGGGAGTTTATGAAGATGCCTTTCGGGAAAGTGTTCAACTTTGCCGATGATGAGGAAAATTATTTTGCAGTAATGGAAAAATAA
- the rnhC gene encoding ribonuclease HIII, producing MTNIVLLCSAEQQQSIQHFYKDALIERKAPGVIFAVKLADTAITAYKSGKVMFQGAGAEREAARWGQTGAPTAKVASTKGDTLPDNFATLSVLGSDETGTGDYFGPVTVAAVYVPADKIALVQELGVKDSKQLTDDYMRQIAPDLMKVCVHSILTLRNDKYNAIQARGYSQGKIKALLHNQALKHVLTKIAPEAPQYILIDQFAERGIYYNHIKNEKEIVRQNVLFSTKAENLHVAVATASILARYAFLKEMDRLAKVTGFPLQKGASGKVDEMAAKIWRKHGEETLRSMTKWHFANTEKARKLLQKRK from the coding sequence ATGACAAATATCGTTTTACTTTGCAGTGCTGAACAACAGCAATCAATTCAACATTTCTATAAAGATGCTCTTATTGAACGAAAGGCTCCTGGTGTTATTTTTGCGGTAAAACTTGCCGATACAGCTATTACTGCATATAAATCAGGAAAAGTTATGTTTCAAGGGGCTGGTGCAGAACGTGAAGCAGCACGCTGGGGGCAAACTGGTGCTCCAACGGCTAAAGTTGCCTCCACGAAAGGTGATACACTCCCGGACAATTTTGCAACATTATCTGTATTAGGTTCAGATGAAACCGGAACAGGCGATTACTTTGGTCCTGTAACTGTAGCTGCTGTCTATGTACCCGCAGATAAAATAGCGCTCGTCCAGGAACTAGGTGTGAAGGATTCCAAACAATTGACTGATGACTATATGCGACAAATTGCTCCGGATTTAATGAAGGTGTGCGTTCACAGTATTTTGACGCTGCGCAATGATAAATACAATGCAATTCAGGCACGCGGGTACTCGCAGGGAAAAATAAAAGCGCTGCTGCACAATCAGGCATTAAAGCATGTATTGACAAAAATAGCACCCGAAGCCCCGCAATATATTTTAATCGACCAGTTTGCAGAGCGCGGAATTTACTATAATCACATTAAAAATGAAAAAGAAATTGTCCGCCAAAATGTTCTGTTCTCGACTAAAGCCGAAAATCTGCATGTAGCTGTTGCTACTGCCTCGATATTGGCACGTTATGCATTTCTTAAAGAAATGGATCGTCTTGCAAAAGTGACAGGGTTCCCTCTTCAAAAAGGAGCGAGCGGCAAAGTCGATGAAATGGCCGCTAAAATTTGGCGAAAGCATGGCGAAGAGACACTTCGTTCCATGACGAAATGGCATTTTGCCAATACCGAAAAAGCACGCAAACTTCTGCAAAAGAGAAAATAG
- the zapA gene encoding cell division protein ZapA translates to MAEQEKNRISVEIYGNTYKMVGTESSVHMRLVASLVDDKMREISAHNPSLDTAKLAVLTAVNSVHDYLLLKEQFEKLEIQLKHLKG, encoded by the coding sequence TTGGCTGAGCAAGAAAAGAATCGCATTTCCGTAGAGATATATGGTAATACATATAAAATGGTAGGAACAGAATCATCGGTCCATATGCGTCTTGTTGCTTCATTAGTGGACGACAAAATGCGGGAAATCAGTGCCCATAATCCATCTTTAGATACAGCGAAGCTAGCTGTATTAACAGCCGTTAATTCTGTGCACGATTATCTATTATTAAAAGAACAATTTGAAAAACTAGAAATACAATTGAAACATTTGAAGGGTTGA
- a CDS encoding CvpA family protein: MLDLIIIAVFIISLIVGAKRGFVVQLINIGSFIVALIVAIIYYKPLAEKFVLWIPYPGFTEGSTMTLVLDSLDVDRTFYRVFAFAIIFFAVKIALQIVGSMFDFLTYLPVLSSLNYVLGAVLGFIEMYLVLFIGLYVVALLPVESIQTFIDSSILAGLILEHTPLITSMFQNWWYIQKN, from the coding sequence ATGTTGGATTTAATTATTATCGCAGTCTTTATCATTAGTCTTATAGTTGGAGCGAAACGAGGGTTCGTTGTTCAGCTTATTAATATCGGAAGTTTTATTGTTGCCCTCATTGTAGCGATTATTTATTATAAGCCGCTAGCAGAAAAATTTGTTTTATGGATTCCGTATCCTGGCTTTACAGAAGGTTCAACAATGACGCTCGTTCTGGATTCACTCGATGTTGACCGTACTTTTTATCGCGTCTTTGCGTTTGCCATTATTTTCTTTGCAGTAAAGATTGCCCTCCAAATTGTCGGGTCAATGTTTGATTTTTTAACGTATTTACCTGTATTGAGTTCGTTAAACTATGTATTAGGTGCAGTTCTTGGATTTATTGAAATGTATCTTGTACTATTTATTGGACTGTATGTTGTGGCATTACTGCCGGTGGAATCGATTCAAACATTCATCGACAGCTCAATTTTGGCAGGACTCATACTTGAGCATACACCGCTTATTACGAGCATGTTCCAAAATTGGTGGTATATACAAAAGAATTAA